One stretch of Arachis duranensis cultivar V14167 chromosome 1, aradu.V14167.gnm2.J7QH, whole genome shotgun sequence DNA includes these proteins:
- the LOC107470574 gene encoding uncharacterized protein LOC107470574: MALENLPLIIKLKVSSKRKLDINESVEVRSMEEGFQGSWHPGKVVHSGRLQRHVKYDNILLDDEVNYLVEKVTVPKVLDGDSDSSNCNIRGWIRPVPPKREFESRELKFGLCVDVYHEEAWWEGVIFDHCDEKPERSVYFPDLGDEMKIGVHQMRITYDWNEVTGEWQSRGNWVFLEVLEEYERKMFISVSVKQVWYDVRTKKDFAKIREWTFNEKESWKEMVIEVVDDYLRLTLGEVCSSLDLPRSLLRETPEMESVESTANVDFNQEVDMANSLDVANSAGQSSSICITTAHCDGTSGNVFGSDDVIAELPMEEGESSNLLNAVQKWPTIQDHGLKTVPQKEVSMQKEPATEVIFNGRKHTKLRSSNQQWEPLRLSDVELCPDAIEEYAQAAKRACPEKARKHLAYLGWEIEWTKHKASYRYRYRSPDKKGVYYSLSRVCKYVAQNSDMNPLPSQNDQSMMQLTADNHLEPILIDQSEKSQDLNDQSAMQLRDDNHLAPILIDQSEKSHDLSILPPVVSSPVDEVADEPEFCPQAVLEYSLNRSAMRGPDMKVGRSKAKRHLLAEGWSYHYANPRNKRQGFVYIPPDKGRNLPTLHAACLYCIEQNVAKWTKLGMQPLNAQDNVDQVWSANLLQKASQWLDCMVPPTEVITSSGSNHSRKRKLLNNTKPSLSKHQRNRLPRRVLRSNKRVQKVSTPSLSHQKPQNVLSWLIDNNILLPRSKVSYKPKGRLCLAEGRITSDGIKCNCCLKVYSLAGFESHASGCSTRRPAASIILEDGRSLLDCLIKTVEDHMTREAMAKPPKYFHKGENDNICSVCHYGGNLILCDQCPSSFHVTCLADEVIPEGDWFCPSCRCAVCGKRDIKEKEGDFLVCIQCEHKYHFKCLRTKYATNSRRYSKNWFCGSDCKKIYLGLHKLLGEPVSVGINNLTWTLVKYINSESSDPCTTKGYLLPESYSKLNVALSVMHECFEPLKDPSSTRDLTEDVLFSRWSTLNRLNFHGFYTVLLERNEELISAATVRVYGKKVAELPLIGTRLQYRRHGMCRIMMNELEKRLMQLGVERLVLPAVPSVVDTWTGSFGFVKMTKFERLQFLDNTFLDFQDTIMCQKLLKIPSPESVLLIGL; encoded by the exons ATGGCATTGGAAAATCTTCCTTTAATCATAAAGCTTAAAGTTTCTTCCAAACGAAAGCTTGACATAAATGAAAGCGTGGAG GTCAGGAGCATGGAGGAAGGCTTTCAGGGATCATGGCACCCGGGGAAAGTTGTCCATTCTGGGAGGCTGCAGCGCCATGTCAAATATGATAACATATTACTTGATGATGAGGTGAATTACCTTGTGGAAAAGGTGACTGTTCCGAAGGTATTGGATGGCGATAGCGACTCTTCAAATTGCAACATTCGTGGTTGGATTAGGCCGGTGCCTCCTAAGAGGGAATTTGAAAGTAGGGAACTTAAATTTGGTCTGTGTGTTGATGTGTACCATGAAGAAGCTTGGTGGGAAGGGGTTATATTTGATCACTGTGATGAAAAGCCAGAGAGGAGTGTATATTTTCCGGATTTGGGTGATGAGATGAAGATTGGAGTTCATCAAATGCGGATAACTTATGATTGGAATGAGGTTACTGGGGAGTGGCAGTCGAGAGGGAACTGGGTTTTTCTTGAAGTTCTTGAGGAGTATGAGAGGAAGATGTTTATTTCAGTTTCAGTGAAGCAAGTTTGGTATGATGTAAGGACCAAAAAGGACTTCGCCAAGATTAGGGAATGGACTTTTAATGAGAAAGAGTCATGGAAAGAAATGGTAATAGAGGTAGTTGATGATTACTTAAGGCTTACACTAGGAGAAGTTTGCTCCTCTTTAGATCTTCCAAGGAGTTTATTGAGAGAAACACCGGAGATGGAGTCGGTTGAATCTACAGCTAATGTTGACTTCAATCAGGAAGTTGATATGGCCAACTCTTTGGATGTTGCGAATTCTGCTGGCCAGTCGAGTAGCATTTGTATCACAACTGCTCATTGTGATGGTACCTCTGGTAATGTATTTGGTTCTGATGATGTGATTGCTGAACTCCCTATGGAAGAAGGTGAGTCATCAAATTTGTTGAACGCTGTTCAAAAGTGGCCTACCATTCAGGATCATGGGCTCAAAACTGTCCCTCAGAAAGAAGTTTCAATGCAGAAAGAACCGGCTACTGAAGTAATATTTAATGGAAGAAAACATACAAAGCTTCGCAGCTCAAATCAACAATGGGAACCTCTCAGATTGTCTGATGTTGAGTTATGTCCTGATGCTATTGAAGAATATGCACAGGCAGCTAAAAGGGCTTGCCCAGAAAAAGCACGAAAACATCTTGCGTATCTTGGATGGGAAATTGAGTGGACAAAGCATAAAGCAAGCTATAGGTACAGATATAGGTCGCCTGATAAAAAGGGTGTTTACTACTCTCTCAGTCGGGTTTGTAAGTATGTGGCACAGAACTCGGACATGAACCCTTTGCCGTCCCAAAATGATCAGAGTATGATGCAACTTACAGCTGACAATCATCTTGAACCTATTCTTATTGATCAATCAGAAAAGAGTCAGGATCTAAATGATCAGAGTGCAATGCAACTTAGAGATGACAATCATCTTGCACCTATTCTTATTGATCAATCAGAAAAGAGTCATGATCTAAGTATTTTGCCACCAGTTGTGTCGTCTCCTGTGGATGAAGTTGCAGATGAACCTGAGTTTTGTCCTCAAGCTGTTTTAGAATATAGCTTGAATAGATCTGCAATGCGAGGGCCTGACATGAAAGTGGGTAGGTCCAAAGCAAAGAGGCATTTATTGGCTGAAGGATGGAGCTATCACTATGCAAACCCAAGAAATAAAAGACAAGGATTTGTGTATATCCCTCCAGACAAGGGAAGAAATCTCCCAACACTCCATGCAGCTTGCCTTTATTGTATTGAACAAAATGTTGCTAAATGGACCAAGCTCGGAATGCAACCTTTGAATGCACAGGATAATGTTGACCAGGTTTGGAGTGCCAATTTATTGCAGAAAGCGTCCCAATGGCTGGATTGCATGGTACCTCCCACAGAAGTCATAACTTCAAGTGGATCAAACCATAGTCGGAAGCGGAAACTCTTGAACAATACAAAGCCCAGCTTATCTAAGCACCAAAGAAATAGATTACCTCGACGCGTGCTGCGATCAAATAAAAGGGTGCAAAAGGTGTCTACCCCTTCTTTGTCACACCAGAAACCTCAGAATGTACTCTCTTGGTTGATAGACAACAACATTCTGTTGCCAAGGTCTAAGGTTTCTTACAAGCCAAAAGGCAGGCTCTGTTTAGCTGAAGGGAGAATAACCAGTGATGGAATCAAGTGTAATTGTTGTTTGAAAGTATATAGTCTTGCTGGCTTTGAAAGTCATGCTAGTGGCTGTAGTACACGCAGACCGGCTGCAAGTATTATTTTAGAAGATGGTAGATCACTATTAGATTGCCTGATAAAAACGGTGGAAGATCATATGACAAGGGAAGCTATGGCAAAACCaccaaaatattttcataaaggCGAGAATGACAATATTTGTTCTGTTTGCCACTATGGTGGGAATCTAATTTTATGCGATCAATGTCCATCTTCATTTCATGTGACATGTCTAGCTGATGAg GTCATTCCTGAAGGTGACTGGTTTTGCCCATCATGTCGATGTGCAGTTTGTGGCAAAAGGGACATAAAAGAAAAGGAGGGAGATTTCCTTGTTTGCATTCAGTGTGAACATAAAT ATCACTTTAAGTGCCTCAGAACTAAATATGCAACTAACTCGAGAAGATATAGTAAAAACTGGTTCTGCGGAAGCGACTGTAAAAAG ATATATTTAGGTCTCCATAAGCTACTAGGAGAGCCAGTTTCAGTGGGCATTAacaatctaacttggacattggtGAAATATATAAACTCCGAGAGTAGTGATCCGTGTACTACTAAAGGTTACTTATTGCCAGAAAGTTACAGCAAACTCAATGTTGCACTCTCAGTGATGCATGAATGTTTTGAGCCTCTAAAGGATCCTTCGTCTACCAGAGATCTCACGGAAGATGTTTTATTCAGTCGATG GTCAACACTTAATCGATTGAATTTCCATGGTTTCTATACCGTACTTCTGGAGAGAAATGAAGAACTGATAAGTGCAGCAACTGTTAG ggtttatggaaaGAAGGTAGCAGAATTGCCTCTTATTGGAACCAGATTACAGTATCGTCGACATGGAATGTGCCGCATTATGATGAATGAGCTTGAAAAG agGCTCATGCAGTTGGGAGTGGAGAGGCTCGTTTTGCCTGCTGTTCCTAGTGTTGTAGATACATGGACTGGTTCTTTTGGCTTTGTAAAGATGACAAAGTTCGAGAGGTTACAGTTCTTGGACAATACCTTTTTAGATTTTCAGGATACCATCATGTGCCAGAAACTGCTGAAGATTCCATCTCCAGAGTCGGTTTTGTTAATAGGTTTGTAA